The following coding sequences are from one Lasioglossum baleicum chromosome 18, iyLasBale1, whole genome shotgun sequence window:
- the Dib gene encoding cytochrome P450 302a1, mitochondrial isoform X2, whose product MRSGWIVSRSFSEFFPQILSISNIFNFVNNFVSVMYARFKTFSALKCKRIVYRRFYCGTLVEGRAAPSEGPPRPFRDVPGPKSLPVIGTLYKYLPVIGEYSFTRLYDSGLKKLKRFGPLVREEIVPNVNVVWIYKPEDIAEIFKAESGLHPERRSHLALSKYRKDRPDLYSTGGLLPTNGPEWWRLRKEFQKVSSKPQNIINYIEETDIVVKEFVELCAKEKFEDLLPILSRLYLELTCLVVFDVTLNCFSKEERHKDSRSSKLIDAAIATNNAILKLDNSLQLWKFFETPLYRKLRKAQAYMESVALELISQRKNNESHKNKSFLNAYFENSALDIKDIVGMACDMLLAGIDTTSYSTAFTLYHLAKNQNAQEKLRAEAVQLLSDPNQPITADVLRNASFTKAVVKESLRLNPISIGIGRILQTDVVLSGYEVPKGTVVVTQNQIICRLPEYFDSPDSFVPERWLRESKIGSGKSVHPYVVLPFGHGPRSCIARRFAEQNMQVLLLRNSQPLNVIVTGFDRETNKLTV is encoded by the exons ATGCGTAGTGGATGGATTGTCTCTAGATCGTTCTCAGAATTTTTCCCTCAAATTCTTTCGAtttctaacatttttaattttgtaaataatttcgtCAGTGTAATGTATGCACGGTTTAAAACATTCAGTGCGCTCAAGTGTAAGAGAATTGTGTACAGGCGATTTTATTGTGGCACTCTTGTAGAGGGCAGGGCTGCACCAAGTGAGGGCCCTCCGAGGCCCTTCAGGGACGTCCCTGGGCCGAAATCTTTGCCTGTTATTGGGactttgtataaatatttgccAGTCATTG GTGAATATAGTTTTACCAGGCTGTATGATAGTGGActgaaaaaattgaaacgaTTTGGACCGCTGGTTCGCGAAGAAATTGTGCCGAATGTGAATGTTGTATGGATTTATAAACCAGAAGACATTGCCGAAATTTTTAAAGCTGAATCTGGTTTGCATCCAGAAAGAAGAAGTCATTTGGCACTTTCGAAATACAGGAAGGATAGGCCTGATTTATACAGCACTGGGGGCCTCTTACCTAC GAATGGACCAGAATGGTGGAGACTTCGAAAAGAATTCCAGAAAGTCTCTAGCAAACcccaaaatataataaattacataGAAGAAACCGACATTGTTGTAAAAGAATTTGTTGAACTATgcgcaaaagaaaaatttgaagaTCTTTTACCAATTTTATCGCGTTTATATCTCGAAT tAACATGTTTAGTTGTATTCGATGTAACCCTAAACTGTTTctcaaaagaagaaagacacaAAGACTCGAGAAGCTCAAAGTTAATAGATGCTGCTATTGCAACTAACAATGCAATTTTAAAATTGGACAATAGTCTCCAATTATGGAAATTTTTTGAAACACCCCTATATCGAAAATTGCGCAAAGCACAAGCATACATGGAATC agTTGCATTAGAGCTAATATCCCAAAGAAAGAACAACGAATCTCATAAAAACAAATCATTCCTAAACGCCTATTTCGAAAACTCTGCTTTGGACATCAAGGACATTGTAGGCATGGCTTGCGACATGCTACTAGCTGGTATAGACACT ACCTCCTATAGCACAGCTTTCACTCTCTATCATCTAGCAAAAAATCAAAATGCCCAAGAAAAACTGAGAGCAGAAGCTGTGCAATTATTGTCTGACCCAAATCAACCAATTACAGCAGACGTTTTACGAAATGCTTCTTTCACAAAGGCTGTTGTGAAAGAAAGTTTGAGATTGAACCCTATCTCTATTGGAATTGGTCGCATTTTGCAAACTGATGTTGTTCTTAGTGGCTATGAAGTACCTAAAGGA ACAGTGGTAGTGACACAAAACCAGATAATCTGCAGGCTCCCAGAGTACTTTGACAGTCCAGACTCGTTTGTCCCAGAAAGATGGCTTCGCGAAAGCAAAATTGGCAGTGGGAAGTCTGTGCACCCATATGTGGTGCTGCCATTTGGCCATGGACCTCGTTCTTGCATTGCCAGACGGTTTGCTGAGCAGAATATGCAAGTATTACTGTTACGA AACTCACAGCCCCTTAATGTCATTGTTACCGGGTTTGACAGAGAAACAAACAAACTGACAGTGTAA
- the Dib gene encoding cytochrome P450 302a1, mitochondrial isoform X1: MRSGWIVSRSFSEFFPQILSISNIFNFVNNFVSVMYARFKTFSALKCKRIVYRRFYCGTLVEGRAAPSEGPPRPFRDVPGPKSLPVIGTLYKYLPVIGEYSFTRLYDSGLKKLKRFGPLVREEIVPNVNVVWIYKPEDIAEIFKAESGLHPERRSHLALSKYRKDRPDLYSTGGLLPTNGPEWWRLRKEFQKVSSKPQNIINYIEETDIVVKEFVELCAKEKFEDLLPILSRLYLELTCLVVFDVTLNCFSKEERHKDSRSSKLIDAAIATNNAILKLDNSLQLWKFFETPLYRKLRKAQAYMESVALELISQRKNNESHKNKSFLNAYFENSALDIKDIVGMACDMLLAGIDTTSYSTAFTLYHLAKNQNAQEKLRAEAVQLLSDPNQPITADVLRNASFTKAVVKESLRLNPISIGIGRILQTDVVLSGYEVPKGTVVVTQNQIICRLPEYFDSPDSFVPERWLRESKIGSGKSVHPYVVLPFGHGPRSCIARRFAEQNMQVLLLRMCRQLKFTWQGGQLGVLSLLINKPNAPIKLNFYTT, translated from the exons ATGCGTAGTGGATGGATTGTCTCTAGATCGTTCTCAGAATTTTTCCCTCAAATTCTTTCGAtttctaacatttttaattttgtaaataatttcgtCAGTGTAATGTATGCACGGTTTAAAACATTCAGTGCGCTCAAGTGTAAGAGAATTGTGTACAGGCGATTTTATTGTGGCACTCTTGTAGAGGGCAGGGCTGCACCAAGTGAGGGCCCTCCGAGGCCCTTCAGGGACGTCCCTGGGCCGAAATCTTTGCCTGTTATTGGGactttgtataaatatttgccAGTCATTG GTGAATATAGTTTTACCAGGCTGTATGATAGTGGActgaaaaaattgaaacgaTTTGGACCGCTGGTTCGCGAAGAAATTGTGCCGAATGTGAATGTTGTATGGATTTATAAACCAGAAGACATTGCCGAAATTTTTAAAGCTGAATCTGGTTTGCATCCAGAAAGAAGAAGTCATTTGGCACTTTCGAAATACAGGAAGGATAGGCCTGATTTATACAGCACTGGGGGCCTCTTACCTAC GAATGGACCAGAATGGTGGAGACTTCGAAAAGAATTCCAGAAAGTCTCTAGCAAACcccaaaatataataaattacataGAAGAAACCGACATTGTTGTAAAAGAATTTGTTGAACTATgcgcaaaagaaaaatttgaagaTCTTTTACCAATTTTATCGCGTTTATATCTCGAAT tAACATGTTTAGTTGTATTCGATGTAACCCTAAACTGTTTctcaaaagaagaaagacacaAAGACTCGAGAAGCTCAAAGTTAATAGATGCTGCTATTGCAACTAACAATGCAATTTTAAAATTGGACAATAGTCTCCAATTATGGAAATTTTTTGAAACACCCCTATATCGAAAATTGCGCAAAGCACAAGCATACATGGAATC agTTGCATTAGAGCTAATATCCCAAAGAAAGAACAACGAATCTCATAAAAACAAATCATTCCTAAACGCCTATTTCGAAAACTCTGCTTTGGACATCAAGGACATTGTAGGCATGGCTTGCGACATGCTACTAGCTGGTATAGACACT ACCTCCTATAGCACAGCTTTCACTCTCTATCATCTAGCAAAAAATCAAAATGCCCAAGAAAAACTGAGAGCAGAAGCTGTGCAATTATTGTCTGACCCAAATCAACCAATTACAGCAGACGTTTTACGAAATGCTTCTTTCACAAAGGCTGTTGTGAAAGAAAGTTTGAGATTGAACCCTATCTCTATTGGAATTGGTCGCATTTTGCAAACTGATGTTGTTCTTAGTGGCTATGAAGTACCTAAAGGA ACAGTGGTAGTGACACAAAACCAGATAATCTGCAGGCTCCCAGAGTACTTTGACAGTCCAGACTCGTTTGTCCCAGAAAGATGGCTTCGCGAAAGCAAAATTGGCAGTGGGAAGTCTGTGCACCCATATGTGGTGCTGCCATTTGGCCATGGACCTCGTTCTTGCATTGCCAGACGGTTTGCTGAGCAGAATATGCAAGTATTACTGTTACGA ATGTGCCGGCAGCTCAAGTTCACCTGGCAAGGTGGCCAACTCGGTGTATTGTCTCTACTAATTAACAAACCCAATGCACCAATAAAACTGAACTTTTATACCACTTAA
- the Rpt1 gene encoding 26S proteasome regulatory subunit Rpt1 produces the protein MPDHLGEDMRKIKSEDEKEEKEIKSLDEGDIALLKIYGQGQYTKSIKVVEEDIQTIIKRVNELTGIKESDTGLAPPALWDLAADKQTLQNEQPLQVARCTKIINADSIDPKYIINVKQFAKFVVDLAESVAPTDIEEGMRVGVDRNKYQIHIPLPPKIDPSVTMMQVEEKPDVTYSDVGGCKEQIEKLREVVETPLLHPEKFVNLGIEPPKGVLLFGPPGTGKTLCARAVANRTDACFIRVIGSELVQKYVGEGARMVRELFEMARSKKACLIFFDEIDAIGGARFDDGAGGDNEVQRTMLELINQLDGFDPRGNIKVLMATNRPDTLDPALMRPGRLDRKVEFGLPDLEGRTHIFKIHARSMSVERDIRFELLARLCPNSTGAEIRSVCTEAGMFAIRARRKVATEKDFLEAVNKVIKSYAKFSATPKYMTYN, from the exons ATGCCGGACCATTTAGGAGAAGACATGAGGAAAATAAAAAGTGAAGATgagaaagaagaaaaggaaataaaat CTTTGGACGAAGGCGATATTGCTCTATTAAAAATCTAC gGCCAAGGACAATACACGAAAAGCATCAAAGTAGTCGAAGAAGACATCCAAACGATAATTAAACGTGTTAACGAATTAACAGGGATTAAAGAGTCCGATACTGGTTTGGCACCACCAGCACTATGGGATCTTGCAGCGGATAAACAGACATTGCAGAATGAGCAGCCGTTGCAAGTTGCTCGCTGCACTAAAATAATCAACGCAGACTCTATTGACCccaaatacattataaatgTGAAGCAGTTTGCAAAATTTGTGGTCGATCTAGCCGAATCTGTTGCTCCTACCGACATCGAGGAGGGCATGAGAGTTGGTGTTGATCGTAACAAGTACCAAATTCACATTCCATTGCCACCTAAAATCGATCCGAGCGTAACAATGATGCAAGTCGAAGAAAAACCTGATGTTACGTATAGCGATGTTGGTGGCTGTAAGGAGCAGATCGAGAAGCTAAGAGAAGTTGTAGAAACTCCTCTTCTGCAC CCAGAGAagtttgttaatttaggaatcgAGCCACCAAAAGGTGTGCTATTGTTTGGTCCTCCAGGTACAGGAAAAACACTGTGTGCCAGGGCTGTAGCCAACAGAACAGATGCCTGTTTCATTCGTGTGATTGGCTCAGAATTGGTTCAGAAATATGTCGGAGAG GGAGCTCGTATGGTGAGAGAGCTGTTTGAAATGGCTCGTAGCAAGAAAGCATGTTTGATATTCTTTGATGAGATTGATGCTATTGGAGGAGCTCGGTTCGACGATGGAGCTGGAGGGGACAACGAAGTGCAACGCACAATGTTGGAATTGATCAACCAACTCGATGG ATTCGATCCAAGGGGAAATATCAAAGTGCTAATGGCAACAAACAGACCAGACACATTAGATCCTGCGCTGATGCGACCAGGTCGTTTGGACAGGAAAGTGGAATTCGGTTTGCCAGACCTGGAGGGCCGaactcatattttcaagatcCATGCGCGTTCCATGAGTGTCGAAAGGGACATCAGATTCGAATTGTTAGCTCGTCTCTGCCCGAATAGCACAGGCGCAGAGATTCGCTCTGTGTGCACAGAGGCTGGCATGTTCGCCATTCGAGCCCGTCGCAAAGTGGCCACGGAGAAAGACTTCCTGGAGGCAGtgaacaaagtcattaagtccTACGCCAAGTTCTCGGCCACTCCGAAATACATGACTTACAACTAA
- the LOC143217946 gene encoding endocuticle structural glycoprotein SgAbd-2: protein MQRLFFLFALVCCAVGQFGTFRGFPSQNAFRTTPRPAYQPQVQQPQYNTPQYNSPGRFIGIRSQQKDTYPDGSYTFSYDTENGISVSESGRPQGTGQGQSEVVQGRFSYSAPDGTPITVEYTADENGFHPQGAHLPTPPPIPEAIRRALAANPPGPDNSDYRQPYNSNPFQRF, encoded by the exons ATGCAACGTTTA TTTTTTCTATTCGCTTTGGTCTGCTGTGCTGTAGGACAATTTGGGACTTTCCGCGGTTTTCCCAGTCAAAATGCATTTAGAACAACCCCGAGACCTGCGTATCAACCTCAAGTGCAACAACCTCAGTACAACACGCCACAATATAA CTCACCTGGAAGGTTTATAGGAATTCGCAGCCAGCAGAAAGATACTTATCCGGATGGATCCTACACTTTTAGCTACGATACCGAGAATGGAATTTCAGTATCCGAAAGCGGACGTCCCCAGGGTACTGGACAAGGTCAAAGCGag GTGGTTCAAGGACGATTTTCATATTCCGCGCCAGACGGTACACCAATCACAGTCGAGTATACTGCTGACGAAAATGGCTTCCACCCCCAAGGCGCGCATTTACCAACTCCACCCCCAATTCCAGAAGCAATTAGACGAGCTTTGGCTGCCAACCCACCAGGACCCGACAATTCCGATTATAGACAACCCTACAACTCGAATCCTTTCCAGAGATTTTAA
- the LOC143217948 gene encoding endocuticle structural glycoprotein SgAbd-1, whose product MKIIMVLLGLSAMASAQFNRYLYSPDYYGRRFAILRQSQDSSPDGSYSYSYDTENGISVAEQGVPKFVGPNQVESVRGQYSYTAPDGTPILVTYTADENGFQPNGAHLPTPPPIPVAIQRALAHNAAHPEEEEPYRRY is encoded by the exons ATGAAGATCATC ATGGTTCTGTTAGGCCTGTCAGCGATGGCATCCGCCCAATTCAATAGATACTTGTACAGTCCTGATTATTACGGACGACGTTTCGCCATATTGCGACAATCCCAAGACTCTTCTCCGGATGGATCGTACTCCTACAG CTACGACACAGAGAACGGTATATCAGTAGCAGAGCAAGGAGTCCCGAAATTCGTTGGGCCTAATCAAGTGGAGTCGGTGAGAGGACAGTATAGTTACACCGCACCGGATGGAACTCCGATTTTGGTGACGTACACTGCCGATGAGAATGGCTTTCAACCGAATGGTGCACATTTGCCAACGCCCCCGCCGATTCCAGTTGCAATACAACGCGCCCTGGCACACAATGCAGCACACCCTGAAGAGGAGGAACCTTACAGGAGATACTAA